The Treponema primitia ZAS-1 genome window below encodes:
- the rplC gene encoding 50S ribosomal protein L3 encodes MLGLMAKKVGMTQVFDEEGNLVPVTVLRIDPNTVVARKTADKDGYSAVLLGVDDMKQSRVSKPYAGQFSENIKPKKRIREFRDFEKEVADGDELGIEVFEGVRYVDVTGVSKGKGMQGVIKRWGFSGGRASHGSKFHREPGSTGQSTYPGRTFKNMKLPGRMGREQKTVLSLRLIKVDTENKLIMVRGAVPGINKGLVVVRAAVKK; translated from the coding sequence ATGTTGGGGCTGATGGCCAAGAAAGTGGGCATGACTCAGGTTTTTGACGAAGAGGGTAATCTTGTTCCGGTAACGGTACTGAGGATTGATCCTAATACTGTCGTTGCCCGGAAAACCGCGGATAAGGACGGCTATTCCGCCGTGCTCCTCGGGGTTGATGATATGAAGCAGAGCAGGGTGAGCAAACCCTATGCCGGGCAGTTTTCGGAAAATATCAAACCGAAAAAGCGTATCAGGGAATTTCGGGACTTTGAAAAAGAAGTAGCCGATGGTGATGAGCTTGGTATAGAAGTGTTTGAAGGGGTCCGGTATGTAGATGTCACCGGAGTTTCCAAGGGTAAGGGTATGCAGGGCGTTATAAAGCGCTGGGGCTTTAGCGGCGGTCGTGCTTCCCACGGTTCCAAGTTCCACCGGGAACCTGGTTCAACCGGGCAGTCAACCTATCCCGGCCGTACCTTTAAGAACATGAAACTTCCTGGCCGTATGGGACGGGAGCAGAAAACAGTTCTTAGTCTGCGGCTCATCAAGGTTGATACGGAAAATAAGCTTATCATGGTTCGCGGCGCGGTCCCCGGAATTAACAAGGGACTCGTGGTGGTCAGAGCCGCGGTGAAGAAGTAG